Proteins from a genomic interval of Fusarium oxysporum Fo47 chromosome I, complete sequence:
- a CDS encoding maintenance of telomere capping protein 1 yields MASKKTKPTAGDDVDIDELLSGLDRDKKPKKTTKSKPTSAASKALADQDILADLESELAEQPSRPHTPRLKDATRRSTATPPAGDPRKSTDSARSLKATFTPSATSSELHENEKKPTFEPVQQEAAPQASGGGWWGGILSTASAAMKQAEAAVSQIQQNEEAKKWADQVKGIRGLDVNTLRTYGDELRHRALPTFTNILHTLAPPISSHERLLIHITHDLVGYPSLDPLIHNVFGHVMAQVEGGDLLVIQRGQESHSRRSTDSITGWHDGPWWRQTDTPRELGLIKGLPEGTKLCRANAESHANEYFSANGGVEAAKHKATEDVSETNPVRTSDLFLAVQAISVDEDKNLFARTASAEKEKDSSGVENQDENEELICFAVFILDPVHDIEFYTVSQSVPARWVQWLDTPAPLTPRSGEDGDVTDANIPEEIRDIIESGGVDPREWVAEWLEELLNLSIGTVAQRYVARRMGVGEGGLGRGKRRMEDLVQDNAGEAARAGVI; encoded by the exons ATGGCGTCGAAAAAGACAAAACCCACCGCTGGTGACGACGTCGACATTGACGAGCTGCTGTCTGGCCTTGACCGCGATAAGAAGCCTAAGAAGACAACAAAGTCTAAGCCGACCTCTGCCGCATCCAAGGCGCTTGCCGATCAGGATATTCTCGCCGACCTTGAATCGGAACTGGCTGAGCAGCCTTCACGACCTCATACTCCCCGCCTCAAGGATGCCACCCGCCGTTCCACAGCAACACCCCCCGCTGGCGACCCTCGCAAGTCTACCGATAGTGCACGCAGCCTGAAAGCAACATTCACACCAAGCGCCACGAGCTCAGAACTTCAcgagaacgagaagaagccaacATTTGAGCCTGTCCAGCAAGAAGCTGCCCCTCAAGCCTCTGGTGGAGGATGGTGGGGTGGCATTTTATCCACGGCCAGTGCTGCTATGAAGCAGGCCGAAGCCGCTGTCTCACAGATCCAACAGAAtgaagaggccaagaagtGGGCAGACCAGGTCAAGGGAATCAGGGGACTTGATGTCAACACTCTTCGAACCTATG GTGACGAACTCCGACATCGTGCTCTCCCTACCTTCACCAACATCCTCCACACCCTTGCGCCGCCTATCAGTTCCCATGAACGACTTCTCATTCATATCACCCACGATCTTGTCGGCTACCCGTCACTCGACCCTCTGATTCATAACGTCTTTGGCCATGTGATGGCACAGGTTGAAGGCGGTGACCTTCTTGTCATCCAGCGTGGCCAGGAGAGCCACTCTCGACGTAGTACCGACAGTATTACTGGATGGCACGACGGGCCTTGGTGGAGACAAACTGATACGCCCCGTGAGCTCGGATTGATCAAGGGTCTGCCTGAAGGAACTAAGCTTTGCCGCGCCAACGCCGAATCGCATGCGAACGAATACTTCTCTGCCAATGGTGGTGTCGAAGCAGCCAAGCACAAAGCCACCGAAGATGTGAGCGAGACCAACCCTGTTAGAACCTCGGATCTGTTCCTGGCTGTCCAGGCAATTTCTGTGGATGAGGACAAGAACCTGTTCGCTCGCACTGCTTCTgcggagaaggagaaggactCTTCTGGTGTCGAGAATCAAGATGAGAACGAGGAGCTCATTTGTTTCGCTGTTTTCATCCTGGATCCTGTTCATGACATTGAATTTTATACCGTCAGCCAGTCTGTTCCTGCTCGATGGGTTCAGTGGCTCGATACTCCTGCCCCTCTCACACCTCGATCTGGCGAGGATGGCGATGTGACCGACGCCAATATTCCCGAAGAGATCAGGGATATCATTGAGAGCGGTGGGGTTGACCCTCGAGAATGGGTTGCTGAGTGGCttgaagagcttctcaacctttCTATTGGTACTGTTGCTCAGCGATATGTTGCTCGCCGCATGGGTGTAGGTGAGGGTGGCCTGGGTAGGGGCAAGAGAAGGATGGAAGATCTCGTGCAGGACAATGCTGGCGAGGCTGCACGTGCTGGCGTCATCTAA